CCTCAGGTCAGTAAGACCTGTTTCTGGACTGGGTctagtttgaaaaaataaatttcttGATACATTTGTTTATATGAACTTCATAGGAAAAACTTAATTGATGCCTAAATGTCAGTTCTTCTGGGAAAGAAATATATGAATTTGAAGACTTTCATGAGTTGTTTTCAGCTTGTCCTGTTCTAGCTGACACTCCATCAATTCTCTTAACTAAtgatttgttcttgttgtttagagTCACTTTGTATCATTGTGTTGAATGTTAGAAAACACCAAAGCTGGTGCACCAGAGTGTGACCATTGACCTGCCCCCCTGCACCACTCTGCCCCTAGAGGATGTAGGAAGTACCTCATTGTTTTATGTGGTGGTTCTTACTGCTGTATTTCTACATCCACTACAGGCAGAATGTTGCAGAGGGACCAGTAGTCTAGTATGTATGATAGGTGATCATTGATCTCTGTGTAATAAAATTACATATTATAATCTTGGACCAGGCTGCAGGCAGATCCAGGTTAATACTGGAATGAGTCTGAGTTTCAGGCTGGTTTCATGGTGTATCACTGTAGCAATGGTGCTGGGTTCATAATTCCCACAGGTATTATCTTCGGTAAGGGGGAGTCCTGGAGGGTGATGCGTCGATTCACCCTCTCCACGCTGCGGGACTTTGGGATGGGGAAGAAGACCATTGAGGACCGGATCATCGAGGAGTCCCAGAGACTGGTGGAGGTCTTCCAGTCCCACAGAGGTGATGACCAAACCAAGAGCAGAGATAATAAAGGATTGACCCTCAATGGGCACAAAACAGAGACCAGATTCTGCAGCTGTTACCCCCCCACTGTGTGTTTCCCCCCAAGCCTATTAAAGTTTTGACAAATCTGTGTTCGGTCTGTGTGTCACATTCTGCTCTGCTCTTTTCTGTTGTGACTTGGTCAAATAGACTAACTTTTCAGTTAGTGCCTTCCTCTGAAGAAAGTAGGCTAATTTGTCAGCCACTGCTTTCTTGTAGTGCCATAAAAATACTTTCTTCTGAAGGCACtaatagaagtgttttttttacttgcctttgtttcttatagttttatattaTGATTCTTATTAAGCTTTTGAAGTTACAGATGGCTTCTCTTGTTTCCTTACTCTAAGGAAAACCCTTTGACCCCCATATCATCATCAACTCTGCTGTCTCCAACATCATCTGCTCCATCGTGTTCGGAGACCGTTTCGACTACAGCGACGCACAGTTCCTGAATCTGCAAAGCGTTCTAAACAAGAATGTCAGTCTGATTGTGAGCCCCAAGACACAGGTACAGAGTAGTGGTTCGACCTCCTGATTTATAAAACTGGAGTCAAATTGGTGAAATCGCAGAGAGCCAGTGTAGAATTGTTTTTGCACAGATTTTAGACAACAGTGAAGGACTTGCAAAAGTAGACTTGTTGCTACAATTAATTGAGGAGGTAGGCTGCCCTGCGCCGAGCTGGTTCAGCGACGACCCACATGTGAAACAAACCCCCCTTGTTACAAGCTGTGAGAGGTTAGAGTTGAGGGCCCAGGTGGTATTGGCAGGCAAGGAGACTCGGAGGCAAGGAAGCTATGGTTTAAGCGAGGCTGTGCGTTTTAatcagcaaacaaataaaaatacaaaacaaaacactaccgctcacagaacaaaaataaaaggttcaacaaAAACAGGTCAAGCACacaacaaacaggaacaaaataaccggctcaagggccaaaacaaaaggtttaaataaaatgcaaaaaccaAAACTCCATCCTcccaacaaaggattttctccacttttttataccatgtggctggagcctaattatcactAATTATTCAATCAGCTCACATTTTGACAGGGATAGAAAattaacccaatccctgccaaccaccaccaaaacaccacaaaacaatattatttacaggcagggccctgccctgtcACACAATTACATAATTGTAATTCTGTGTGTGACAGTAGACGGCAGCAAACTGCCTCCACATGCGTAATTTGAGGCTGTATCTTTGTCAATGcttatttatttgatcttttattttttcctcaactTGAGGGtaggaaatttgggctgcgtcttaaatttgagggcGTCTTAAATCAGAAGGAATACGGTAATTGAACTGAATTTGCACTACAGCCATTCGTTAATTagtttccagggcattttgttaatggcacgtgtgcaGCACACAAACctcaagtgtgtgttttttgtttgtttttagttgtttttgttctacatttcttaaatgcaactgttaatGTTAGGCTACAATTTTACACAATAccacacacgtttggtcaccgtCACAACGGTTGCAAGAAACTTGGGTTCCTGTAGTCTGCTgatgttaatacagcacctctctgcactTACAAGAATTTGCTACCATCCTTCTTGCACTGCCGTTTATTGAAACATGTATGTGACAGGTTGGTGAGTGGTgccgtcaggccagaagcaggaaggaaaacaaaccaggtactgcagtgcaaaaagacGCGCTGTGTGtcgtttatttaatacaaaaataaaataacaagtttaacaaaaaacacttgctcgcCGAgcgaaataaaaagagaaacaaaacaattctgaatacagataacactatgtaacacaatttttgttcctgggtagtaagtgttatttcctaattgcttatgcctcaaaagtatagaaaatggctattattccccacaaactttgcttttgtgaccaggacaggtaaatttcaaaatatcactatttccaatgagaaaacgggcgcttttgtgtcttttcgttcacataaagtcagaaaaaaacaaaatatgaatccaaattaacatgtatttatactaaagtaatacaaaaatgactacaaaagatttagaagtgagtagtttttcgagatttacgattatactgtaaacacactGTAGGCCCCTTCTCTCATCAGAactgatttcaccaagagattcatcctccacaccgatgcatcggatgttggtttgggtgcattcttgtcccaaaaggtagacggagtagaacacccgttATTATATCTTAGTAAAAAGATATCATTGGGAGCACAACTATTCCATGatcaaaaaggagtgtttggcaaTTAAATgagctactcactctttacgatactacttGGTTAGTGATATCTGGcgttgcagcccttcatgtaccacatggtacacagTCGgtgaaagaccaccaaaatgcagattatttttcacgggaggggggagtaatgggaaaggtagattcagccgagttttccttcggctccactctgagcggtgagatatgtgacagaaatacattgattcttggtgttaaatAAGTGGTGAGAACAGAGTACCTGGGATGGAACTCTGGTGCATTgtctcatcgacccagaagggaaacgatgtggcagcagCGGATTGGAGGGGCGGCTGCATTCATTTagaaggggtcatgtgtgacgacataaaaggggatggagagacacaatctgttccttcacttttgTTTACAAGTAAAACCCAGAAGGACCTGTAAGAGAACCTGTGATAAATgtttttgtctataattgttcttGTGTgttattagtagacggctaacatgttctGGAAACTGTGGTGCCAAGCGTGCTGTGAGCTCAAGCAATGTTGCTGGGACCTGCAGTGTACCATCCCTAAACTAGTGGAGGGGTAGAGAGGTTTAACTAAACCCTCAAGAACGGCATTCAAGTACATCTAGCTCAACTCTGTGCATTCCAAACAGCCCTACTACAGATCTTATGCACTACAGGGCAACCCAGCACACTAGGACAGGGGTCTCGTCCGCACTGTTAATGACAGGACTTGAGCTACAACTGCCATTGGACAGGCTGCGACCCCCTGTGACTTGCTCTTCCCCACTTGCTGCCCACATTATCATCCAACAGAGCCAACCGCACATGAAACAGAGGTTTGACAAAGTACACAGAACAAGGCGTTCTGTAATATAGGTCCTGGACTGGGTCCGAATGAAGCGGCCTCACTGAGGCAACAAGCTGCAATCCTTTTGGTCATCCCCGCTTCATGTTAGCCGACAGCTTGGACCAGTGACTTTATAGCTCCAGGATGGGTCTAGGTGGCATGCCAGCAGGCTGAGGAGAGTGTTGCCACCTCAAACCCACCCAACAATGCAAGCAATATTGCTGATATAAGATGCCCAGAACATGTAGGGTTATTGCAATGGCCTCAGTTTTTCAGTGACCTGGCCATCTTCAGAACTTTGTGACTTAATTCCACACTTGAACTTGgtgggaaagggggggggggattttatgTTTGTTGACCTTGTACATACTGTTCTGACAGTTGTGTTTAAAATGCTGAGTGGTTGCTGGATtgcatgttgtttgttgtgttgtgcttgctgttgctgGGATACGTGAGGCCGTAAGTGAGCGAGAgtgtgtacgacagagatgcCATCTGAGGTATTATAGTgcacagcaataaataaatgagctctgtggttaatctacaataACACTCTTCCATGTCATTTTGTACAATACATGGATGGGTGATACTCGAGTGTGTGGACGAAGGGGTTGGATGTATTACCACCCCCTAACTGTTACCCGAATCCTCCATGCTCTGCACACTGGTTTTCCATCCTCAACTACAAagtcgtcttcatttttttcatacccaaaataTCCCCAGCTGGATGTTTTTATCCATTTTGCAGGGGGAAAGAGGTCAATTTGGTCACTTGTACAAGTTAGTTTAGAATCCgatattttagttttgtgtttagtTTCAAGACGACTGTTTCCTGTGCTGAACACCAAGCAGTTTAAATGACAGCACCGCTGTTAAGATAATGACTTGTACCACTCATCTGGCTGAATTTGCATTAGTTATTCGTATGTTATGTTACCAAAAGTTAGAGACCAGATCTTCTTTTTCAATGTGACATTGtataaagcaggggtctccaaccctggtccaggAGAGCTACTgggttttctggttttcatttcaaatgagctctcagttgcttaattgcaccaattattggcttaattagtcaagattaacaggtgctCCATATCTTCCAGACACCTAATCGTTTAATCGAAGATCATTACAGCCATTTTCACCATTAAACTCCCCCTCTTCCTTCTTGTCTTTCAGCTGTGTGACATGTTTCCTTTCCTGGGCTTCTTCCTGTCTGATCACAAGAAagcaaatacaaatcaaacaatGTTGCTGGGGTACTTTAGAAACACATATAAGGATCGTAAAGACACTGTGGACAGCAATGACCTGAGGAGCTTCATCGACACGTTCATCTCCAGGCAGAGAGAAGAGGTAATATCAGCACAGCAGAGCCTCACTACCAGGGACTGGCAAGGGACCAACACTGTGCATTAAAAGTGCAGTTCTACTGCATATCTAGCTGAAAAATCTTCACACAATGAAACCAGCTCAGAATATAATGGGAGTGAATGAGGAtgagctcctgataatatcactttgatCATTATCAAGACTAGAGAGTTTACAAGGCGCTGTACAGAACTGAAGAGTTCAGATATAGAAAGTATCACACTATAGCCTGgacactgcagtgtgtgtgtgttaccatctacatatacagtacagcttGTACAGTAACCAACACTACTGCCAGCAATGCTGCCCTTGTAAAgggttcccatagtaaaagcatagcaaagtgcaatatagcatggtaaagcatagagaagcattgtaaagaatagcgaggtatggtaaagaatattaataaacatgacaaaccagggtaaactatgataatgcacagtataaccatgggggaaGCATGGTAAAATAGCAACAAAACTGTGGTAAATTATACCAATTCCActacaaaacacagacatttcTTTGTAGCAACATATCCGTGTTTTAATGCTCATTTTGACAGGCTATTGGTAAACTCCAGAAACTCTGCTGATCAGTTTTATTGATATTGCAAGTTGATAGAACTGTCCCTGCAATAGATTGTATTGTTCTTCATTGCTTTGCAGGAGCCTAGAAAATCCATGAAGTATTTCCATGAGGATAACGTGGCAGCCACAGCAGTGGACCTGTTCGCTGCAGGGACTGAGACCACCTCTACCACCCTGCGCTGGGGGCTGCTGCTCATGATGAAGTACCCACACATTCAGGGTGAGCGAGGGGGTACATCCGCTTTCACAGAGAGTGTGTGACTGATTGAATTCTGACCTGAACACTCCCTGCCTATCATTCAGTCCTGGGTCATCTGAAATTGATACAATTCTTCATATCAGTAATTGCAGTGTCTTTGTAAATCCTCCCTGTTAACAGACAAAGTACACAAGGAGATTGAGAGTGTGATTGGGAGGGAGCGCCCCCCGCAGGCCGAGGACAGGAAGAGCATGCCCTACATGGATGCTGTGTTGCATGAGATCCAGAGAGTAGGCAACGTGGTGCCCATGAATCTGCTGCACGAGACCACAGGGGACACCACCTTCCGGGGGTACAGGATACCCAAGGTGAGACGGACAGAGTTTTCAAATTCCTGTTCaatgaaatacatacatactgaaaaaacaacaaagacaCTGTTTGAAGGCATTGCAGTTCCTCCATTCCAACTTCAAACACTCATCATGTAATGCAAGGCTGGCTCTTTATTTCGCTATCTGACTAGCACATCAGAaaatcatgaaatattgaaaacagtgaattagtgaagagcTCTAATTTCAACATGGCATCACTGTTTTATAAACCGTGTTTGTGTATTCTCATGGGAGCATGAAGTGTACACTGAAGTGCTTGAAATAAACTTTCATATTGAAAGTTCTGCCATTTCCATCTTCACCCCCAGCCCCCTTTGTTTGGAAAGTTGACCAAGTGATAGCTTCAAGGGTGGAAATAGATAGGGGATGGTTAGGGTTAGATATATTGCAGATAGataggggagggttagggttagatagaCTGGAGATAGataggggagggttagggttggatAGATTGCAGATAGATagaggagggttagggttagatagaCTGGAGATAGataggggagggttagggtgagATAGACTGGAGATAGataggggagggttagggtgagATAGACTGGAGATACataggggagggttagggtgagATAGACTGGAGATACATAGGGGATGGTTAGGGTTAGATAGATTGGAGATGgagaggggagggttagggttagatagaTTGTAGATAGATAAGGGAGGGTTAGAGTTGGATAGATAGGGGAGGGTTAGGGTAATGGTTAGATAGACTGGAGATAGATAGGGAAGAGTTAGGGTGAGACAGATTGGAGATAGACAGGGGATGCAGTGTGTTCTGCATTTTGAAGAGGCTAATTCATAAGTACAGTGGGTTAATTCCTAGAGTATTACTCCTTCTGGAATGAGCTTTTGACAAAAGCAAGGTTGCCGCTTATTTCTGTGTGTGTCCCAGGGTACCCCGGTGATCCCGTTGCTCTCCTCCGTGCTCTCTGATAAGACACAGTGGGAGACCCCTCACCAGTTCAACCCCAACCACTTCCTGGATGCGCAGGGCAAGTTTGTCAAGAGAGACGCCTTCATGCCCTTCTCAGCAGGTCAGTGTGTCAGAGAGAAGGGACCAGGTTAGACAGGATAGGGGCTAATCCCCCTACACCCCGGCATTTTAACAGCAAAGGGAACTGCTATCAATAGAGGTGCAACCAGCAACCAGTTTCCTAATGGAATATAGAACAGGTAACAATCGCTACGAAGCCTTCAGATTCAGCATGCGATAAAACATGCGATACAGATTATTCtactaatataatatatgcaataTGAAAAGCTTATTTAAAACAAGAAGTCAACCTATTTTCATTAGAGTTTTCCATTTCTGGATACAACGTTACTGTCTTACAGCTGCTTTACTAATCCTGAAGTCTCTGTGTGTagtgcagtgtgtgagtgttgCAGTACGAGTCAGTAATCCTCTGACCCAACACCCCCCAGGTCGGAGGGTGTGTCTTGGAGAGACCCTTGCCAAGATGGAGCTCTTCCTCTTCTTCACCATGCTCCTGCAGAAGTTTCACTTCCGCCCGCCCCAGGAGGTCAGCCCGGAGCAACTGGACCTCACCCCCACCCCTGGAATCACCTCCGGCCCCCAGCCCTTCCAACTGTGCGCCCTGAGCCACTGAGAGACCCTGTGACACTGCGACCCTGCCTTACTGCATCTGCTAGACCTTACTGCAGCCACTGACCCCTCACCCTGGACGCTATTGAAATGAGGGAGTCAGTTCATTACAATTTTTGATCGGTTAACTTATTGGCATTAGAAAACGGTTCAGTACCGTTGGCCAATCAGCTTCTAGTTCTAGCGGGCTCTAATAGACAGTAGATGCCCTCTGGAACGTCTCAACGCCAACTcagaatcaaatttaaaatgaatcgACGCAAGTggtggcttttttctttttgacttgctgtatttttaagtgtagtaaacatctattggacagtaaatactaaacaaagacgtAATTGGTCAAAATGAATTTTATTATccatcaaaaccagccaatcaatactttgtatTGACAAAAGCAACCAATCTTGGACCTGCAACTGCAGAGAGCCAatcacagcatctttcaacaacaacaaagcgagatgcggacagttcagtaatattgctccattcatataTAGATTCAGCAGAGAAAGGCTTTAGCTGAAGgtagaaacatggtgagttaGGGAGGCTTTTTAGagtggtagttcagactctgtttaatgagagattgtattggtagttcagactctgtttaatgagagattgtgttggtagttcagactctgtttaatgagagattgtattggtagttcagactctgtttaatgagagattgtgttggtagttcagactgtgtttaatgagagattgtgttggtagttcagactctgtttaatgagagattgtattggtagttcagactctgtttaatgagagattgtgttggtagttcagactctgtttaatgagagattgtgttggtagttcagactctgtttaatgagagattgtgttggtagttcagactctgtttaatgagagattgtgttggtagttcagactctgtttaatgagagattgtgttggtagttcagactgtgtttaatgagagattgtgttggtagttcagactgtgtttaatgagagattgtattggtagttcagactccattGTACACGGGCTGTTCAGTAATTGTTCTGTTCATTCCTCAGGCAATGCTATgattaaactaaatgaaaactcagtttttctcttttatatgtatgtcatcttttggttttttattttaaatgtttgacaCTATTATCTTGGAATGTCTTTACTCCGCGTAAAGGTACCTGAtgaatcagtacaagttcaacattaatcttggttttaaggtgtttgttttcttttaaaaaataaactatgggATAAATAAtgttctaatagcgatagtgcacTTTCGTTGATGGTTCTACTGTGTGATAGTTGCCCCTGACGTGGACCTGACCCCGGCCTCTGTCCTACCCACCACCCCCctgaaccccacccccacccccgggGCCGGCTTCCCCTCTGAGGCACTCAACGAGCCCAAGAAGAAGCTACACCCTACacggttgttttgttttgttttttttaatacagcgcATCTTTATTGGACCAAAGGGAGACACAATATGTATGCAAACTATCAGGTAGTGGTATACTGTTACCGTTGGAACAGCACGCTTTTCTGCTATCGTCCATGCAAAATGCCTTTGTTTCTTCTTAAAGTACATTTGATCCGATGAAGAGACCTATTCTGTAATCCAGAAACTTCATGTAGACCCCAGATGAACGCAATAGTAAAATGTCCAGAAACAATCCTGTGATAGTGCAGTCACAGTAAGCCAGCCACCCACATACTCACTCCCACACTGTCTTCATCCTCTGGTAAATCCACACCTTTTCCTCTGGTGTGCAGGTTTTAGTGATGGTGTCCAGGTCAGGGTCAGTGGAATCAATCGAAACAGCAGAAGAGCTGCCTGGCTTTGTGTTTGGAGCTGCTCTGCACACAGGCTAAGACAAGCTGACAGCTTTGTGGAAAGCAGCAATACAGCACAACAGCAAGCAGCGGTTTCTTTATTTCAATTGTGATGGCAAATTGACTCGCATGGGTGCTCACTGAGGAGAGCTCCAGCAGAATAATTGCTTTTGTGCACTTCTAGTTTGATCCGATCAACTCTGCCATTATATAATCACGGAGACAGGAAATCTTGGAAAAACTAGATGTGCTGG
The genomic region above belongs to Polyodon spathula isolate WHYD16114869_AA chromosome 32, ASM1765450v1, whole genome shotgun sequence and contains:
- the LOC121303278 gene encoding cytochrome P450 2K1-like, producing the protein MSVISLLLAHTSTVSLALVLTGFIFLYFYWKSSKSSNYSFPPGPPALPVIGNLNILDLHRPYKTLSKLSETYGNVFTFHMGPKKYVVLTGYEAVKEALVTQADDFSERGQTHITDNLSRGGKGIIFGKGESWRVMRRFTLSTLRDFGMGKKTIEDRIIEESQRLVEVFQSHRGKPFDPHIIINSAVSNIICSIVFGDRFDYSDAQFLNLQSVLNKNVSLIVSPKTQLCDMFPFLGFFLSDHKKANTNQTMLLGYFRNTYKDRKDTVDSNDLRSFIDTFISRQREEEPRKSMKYFHEDNVAATAVDLFAAGTETTSTTLRWGLLLMMKYPHIQDKVHKEIESVIGRERPPQAEDRKSMPYMDAVLHEIQRVGNVVPMNLLHETTGDTTFRGYRIPKGTPVIPLLSSVLSDKTQWETPHQFNPNHFLDAQGKFVKRDAFMPFSAGRRVCLGETLAKMELFLFFTMLLQKFHFRPPQEVSPEQLDLTPTPGITSGPQPFQLCALSH